From the Carya illinoinensis cultivar Pawnee chromosome 4, C.illinoinensisPawnee_v1, whole genome shotgun sequence genome, one window contains:
- the LOC122306073 gene encoding formimidoyltransferase-cyclodeaminase-like, with translation MSKLILACCKVYISESRNRAALETIERAAKLYPEAAIINKFEDETYNRVGYTLASKLHPKPSCDPCPLRSAVLAMVKAAFETIDLELHCGSHPRLGVVDHICFHPLAYASLDQTAGVAKSLAADIGSRMQVPTFLYGAAHEEGRTLDSIRRELGYFKPNSSGTQWAGGPRSESLLLKPDGGPAHMSGAQGVVVIGATRWVDNYNVPVFSADITALRRIAKRVSERGGGLPSVQAMALAHGEVVTEIACNLLEPSKVGGDRVQQEVERLATEEGMVVGKGYFTDLSQEEIVDAFLKLGPCV, from the exons ATGTCAAAGTTGATACTTGCTTGCTGCAAGGTATACATATCTGAAAGCCGGAACAGGGCTGCGTTGGAGACAATTGAACGAGCAGCCAAGCTATACCCGGAAGCTGCCATTATCAATAAGTTTGAAGATGAGACTTACAATAGAGTTGGTTACACCCTTGCCTCCAAGTTGCATCCAAAGCCATCTTGCGATCCATGTCCCTTGAGAAGCGCTGTGCTTGCCATGGTTAAGGCAGCATTTGAGACAATTGACCTTGAGTTGCATTGTGGAAGTCATCCTCGACTTGGGGTTGTGGATCACATATGCTTTCACCCCCTGGCATATGCTTCGTTGGACCAGACGGCAGGGGTTGCAAAGTCTTTGGCTGCAGATATTGGCTCTAGGATGCAAG TCCCCACTTTTCTATATGGCGCTGCCCATGAGGAGGGGAGAACGCTTGATTCAATCAGAAGAGAGCTGGGTTATTTCAAGCCGAACTCCAGTGGAACACAATGGGCTGGGGGGCCAAGGTCAGAGTCCCTGTTGCTAAAGCCAGATGGGGGTCCAGCTCACATGAGTGGAGCACAAGGGGTAGTGGTAATTGGAGCAACCCGGTGGGTTGATAACTACAATGTCCCTGTCTTCTCTGCCGACATTACTGCTCTTCGAAGAATTGCAAAACGGGTAAGTGAAAGAGGAGGTGGACTTCCTTCAGTACAAGCCATGGCACTAGCACATGGTGAAGTAGTCACTGAGATAGCTTGCAATTTGTTGGAACCAAGTAAAGTTGGAGGAGATAGGGTTCAGCAAGAAGTCGAGAGGCTTGCTACGGAAGAGGGCATGGTTGTGGGGAAGGGTTACTTCACTGATCTATCACAGGAAGAAATAGTTGACGCTTTCTTAAAATTGGGTCCTTGCGTGTAA